A single window of Pygocentrus nattereri isolate fPygNat1 chromosome 24, fPygNat1.pri, whole genome shotgun sequence DNA harbors:
- the msl2b gene encoding E3 ubiquitin-protein ligase MSL2b gives MNPVNATALYVSACRSVLQCDPRDPQALAELYKLLPFFRQSLACLVCGNLLQDPIAPTNSSCQHYVCKTCKGKKMMMKPSCSWCKDYDQFEENKQLCILVDCYRKLCEYIAESPLASHISSAVGGSPDILALLNEGLSLDNNKQGEDFLSLSLTHHSPPPSTSETPPEEDPSPHLSEVKEQTLSPLGVNGLQDCNGLSNVDELTSSLPSPHSNVPVTVEVDSEVVKQENFTNEIPVSEAVAAAGEELCASSMDICGFGEDIKHDGGTLLLSVEEVLRTLEPDHVPQDECPTILQSSLEASGNINGPFGCSTTSADSSRQLSSLPPDSAGVLAPQHPATQQNPQPSSGISCSAVTPRVPRSSRKRSRSESDSEKIQPLPISTIIRGPTLGASVTVPVKCEPKVPAQAAPHMAAVPNGGGLSKVGKALLVPNKSVKKPLDQHGPKKAYTKAKQTTPKSKDKTKERIATNPLVPGSPTKVVYKKPQEKKGCKCGRATQNPSVLTCRGQRCPCYSNRKACLDCICRGCQNSYMANGEKKLEAFAVPEKALEQTRLTLGINVTSIAVRNAAGSGAGGVLNVTSAAGPPVASFLAAGHHEDKGFDETLDMRFDC, from the exons ATGAACCCGGTGAATGCGACCGCTCTCTACGTGTCCGCTTGCCGTTCGGTGCTGCAGTGCGATCCCCGGGACCCCCAGGCTTTAGCCGAGCTCTATAAGCTGCTACCGTTCTTCAGACAGTCCCTCGCCTGCCTAGTGTGCG GGAATTTGCTCCAAGATCCGATCGCCCCGACCAACTCATCGTGCCAGCACTATGTCTGTAAAACGTGTAAAGGCaaaaagatgatgatgaagccATCTTGCAGCTGGTGTAAGGACTACGACCAGTTTGAGGAGAATAAGCAGCTATGTATCTTGGTAGATTGCTATAGGAAGCTCTGTGAGTACATTGCAGAGTCTCCCCTTGCCTCCCATATTTCAAGTGCTGTGGGGGGATCCCCGGACATACTGGCTCTGTTGAACGAGGGCCTTTCGTTGGACAATAACAAACAGGGGGAGGACTTTCTTTCACTGAGCTTGACGCAccactctcctcctccctcaACCTCGGAGACGCCTCCTGAGGAGGATCCGTCGCCCCATTTGTCCGAGGTGAAAGAGCAGACCCTGAGTCCGTTAGGGGTGAACGGCCTTCAGGACTGTAACGGGTTAAGTAACGTGGACGAGTTAACATCCAGCTTGCCCTCACCTCACAGTAATGTCCCGGTGACGGtggaagtggacagtgaggtggtGAAACAAGAAAACTTTACAAATGAAATTCCTGTAAGTGAGGCTGTGGCTGCGGCCGGTGAGGAGCTTTGTGCCAGCAGCATGGACATATGCGGTTTCGGAGAGGACATAAAACACGATGGGGGTACTCTCTTGTTGAGCGTTGAGGAGGTGCTCAGGACTCTGGAGCCAGACCATGTTCCTCAGGATGAGTGCCCTACTATCCTACAGTCAAGCCTTGAGGCTTCAGGGAACATAAATGGACCGTTTGGCTGTTCCACCACCTCTGCTGATTCTTCTCGGCAGCTTTCCTCCCTTCCCCCTGACTCTGCAGGGGTCTTGGCGCCCCAGCATCCGGCCACACAGCAGAACCCTCAGCCCTCCTCTGGAATATCCTGTTCTGCTGTTACTCCCAGAGTGCCACGGTCTAGCCGTAAACGTTCCCGCTCTGAGAGCGACAGCGAAAAGATTCAGCCCCTGCCCATCTCTACCATTATCAGGGGGCCCACTCTTGGTGCCTCTGTGACTGTTCCTGTCAAGTGTGAACCTAAAGTTCCAGCACAGGCTGCACCCCACATGGCGGCTGTCCCCAACGGTGGGGGGTTGTCAAAAGTGGGGAAGGCCTTGTTGGTGCCCAATAAAAGTGTCAAAAAACCTCTTGACCAGCATGGACCCAAAAAGGCGTACACAAAGGCAAAACAGACCACTCCCAAATCGAAAGATAAGACGAAAGAGCGGATTGCGACCAATCCCCTTGTTCCGGGGAGCCCGACAAAAGTGGTGTACAAGAAGCCGCAGGAGAAGAAGGGCTGCAAGTGCGGCAGAGCCACCCAAAACCCAAGTGTTCTTACGTGTCGGGGCCAGCGATGCCCGTGTTACTCCAACCGCAAAGCCTGTCTGGACTGCATATGCCGAGGCTGCCAGAACTCCTACATGGCCAATGGTGAGAAGAAACTGGAGGCGTTTGCCGTGCCAGAGAAAGCCCTAGAGCAGACCAGGCTCACCCTGGGTATCAATGTCACCAGCATAGCAGTGAGAAACGCGGCCGGCAGCGGGGCTGGGGGGGTGCTGAATGTCACCTCAGCAGCAGGCCCACCTGTAGCCTCGTTTTTAGCTGCTGGACATCATGAAGACAAGGGTTTTGATGAGACTTTGGATATGAGGTTTGACTGTTGA
- the tnfsf10 gene encoding tumor necrosis factor ligand superfamily member 10: MTSSHTMQYIGLLLLAAILLQTIAVAVTFIYFSNVLTTMKETFSKSSVSCLMRANIRSIKGLDVGAADGKDDPCWQVTQQLHFLIEKSMSNRYQKEISSAVKDEVSRVLPSLVVQDQDAPPRPKVAAHVTGSYIPDADKDGGGPSNRKVYGQKIQSWESEKGLAFLQNVELSDGELVVPQPGLYYIYSQTYFRHTLIQEDEVEREDEGASAETARGKPMLQYVYKKVSSYPVPILLMKNARTTCWSKDAEYGLYSIYQAGLFQLVGGDRLFVTVSNVSTIDMDEKSSFFGAFLVS; the protein is encoded by the exons ATGACAAGCTCACATACGATGCAGTACATCGGGCTCCTGCTGCTGGCTGCCATCCTGCTGCAGACGATCGCCGTGGCCGTCACCTTCATATACTTCAGCAACGTTTTGACGACG ATGAAGGAGACGTTCTCCAAGAGCAGCGTGTCCTGCCTGATGCGCGCCAACATCAGGTCCATTAAGGGTTTGGATGTCGGCGCTGCGGATGGAAAAGACGACCCCTGCTGGCAAGTCACGCAACAGCTCCACTTTCTCATAGAAAAG tCGATGTCTAATCGATACCAGAAAGAAATCTCCTCCGCCGTCAAAG ACGAAGTCTCCAGAGTCCTCCCCTCCTTGGTGGTCCAAGACCAAGACGCTCCCCCTCGGCCCAAAGTCGCTGCTCATGTTACAGGCAGCTATATACCAGATGCGGACAAAGATGGTGGAG GTCCCTCTAACAGGAAGGTCTACGGCCAGAAGATCCAGTCCTGGGAGTCTGAGAAGGGCCTGGCCTTTCTCCAGAACGTGGAGCTAAGTGACGGGGAGCTGGTGGTGCCGCAACCCGGGCTTTACTACATCTACTCCCAGACGTActtcagacacacactcatacaggaGGACGAGGTAGAGCGAGAAGACGAAGGTGCCTCAGCAGAGACGGCGAGGGGAAAACCCATGCTGCAATACGTTTATAAAAAAGTAAGTTCCTACCCAGTGCCTATTCTTCTGATGAAGAATGCTCGGACCACCTGTTGGTCCAAGGATGCGGAGTACGGACTGTACTCCATCTATCAGGCAGGCTTGTTCCAGCTAGTAGGCGGTGACAGGCTGTTCGTCACTGTCAGTAACGTGAGCACTATCGACATGGACGAGAAGTCGAGCTTCTTTGGTGCTTTCCTGGTCAGCTAG